CCATTCATCCCCAGCATAATGCCGAGCGCAGCGAACCCAACCCGCTTGTTGCCATCCACGAAGGGATGATTCCGCATGATGGAGACGCAGAGGGCGGCAGCAAGGTCGAAAATCGTGAGGTGGCCATCGGCATAGGCGATGATTTGCTTTGGTCGCGCGAACGACATTTCAAGGGCGCCCCGATCCCTGAGACCCGGGGCGCCCCCGTGTTCAGCAATCAATTCCGCGTGCAGGTCTATTAACGCCTCAAT
The sequence above is drawn from the Magnetospirillum sp. 15-1 genome and encodes:
- a CDS encoding type II toxin-antitoxin system death-on-curing family toxin — protein: MKEPVFPPIEALIDLHAELIAEHGGAPGLRDRGALEMSFARPKQIIAYADGHLTIFDLAAALCVSIMRNHPFVDGNKRVGFAALGIMLGMNGLFLDVSEREAADMILSVAAGQRSEDDLGQWVANNSYEE